GGCCGCTCGCGCATTCCTGAGAGGCTATGGGCGTTGGCGGTGAAGGCGGTGGCCCGGTACGGACTTCACTCGACCGCCCGGGCGAGAGTGGATTGGTCAACAACATCAATGTCGCATAGGGCAGAGCAACAGGGCGGGCCAGCGGGTTGTTGTTGATTCGTGAGTGAGCATGCGGCCGGCCCTATGTCGAGAGGCGCCCGAGAACCAGCCAGGTCCCTGAGCATTGAGCATGCAGTGGTTGTCTGCTATTCCCGAGGCAACGAGTACTCGCTGTCGCGTCCTCATCGCTGTTGATGGGTTTGGGGCAGTCGTGCTCCTGACTCACGTTCCGCAGAGCATTGTACGCCATCCATCGTGGGCGGAGACAGCCGAATGGCCAATCCACGCTACCCTCTATTGCCTACTAACCTGGCTGCTGCTGTGGCTTAGTCGGTCCAGTTGCAGTTGGTTTCGCACGACAACGGCCTTACTTTCGGTTGTCCTATTGGCTGCAGCCGACGAGGTCACGCAGGACTGGACCGGTCGTGCCGCGAGTTTGGGTGACTGGCTCGCCGATATGATAGGCGCTATCCTCGCTGCGACTGTCTGGCTATGGCGTCGTCGGGCCTGCGATCGGAAGTCGTGTGATCCCGTCCTGCCCGACCACGGCTTGCTGGAGTAGGATCGAGCCACCAGATGCGCTCGACTGCCTGGCCCAGCGTGTCTATCCGCTTGGTTGTCCAGATCGGCGTCCTCGGGACCGCACCGGCCACCGCTCAGATCCCATCGGGCAATGCCCGGCCGAGGCCCCTGGACTACGCTTGGGTCGGGTCGGCGCTTGGACCGTGGATGTTCAAATCGCCTGCCGCCGGGGCGGGGACGCTTTCTCCTTGGCGCTGCCGCTGTAGCCGCTCCAACTCGTGCAATTCGCGGTAGAGCTTGTTCTCAAGCGCGGTTTCGTACCGTCCTACGGACTCGTTGAGTGTGCGGATGTGCTCAGTCGTGAGTTCGTCCTCGATGGGTGTCCGTACAAACCTGGGCAAGCCGCATGAATCCGTGTACGTGCGCAAGTCCTCGAGCATTTCAACCCTGTCACGTATCAATTGGGCCATGCAGTCCTTCTCGATTTCTGCCGCCCGCTTGATACGGACCATGAGCAGGCTGATCTGTTCGACCAGCCAGCGTTCGAGGGGTCCCACGGGCCGGTAGTGCTCCAGCATATGCCCAAGCACCTCTGCGTAGGCTGACTGATCCTGGTCGGTGATCCTTTTGGCCAGCAGGCCGTGCTTGACAGCGTTCTGGCTCGTCTGGCCGGTATCATGCGGGCCGGTGGAAGACCGGGCGTTCCGTCTGTTGGCACCGATCTGCTTGCGAGAGCTCATTCGAGGCCCCTCCTCAGCAGGAGCAACGGAATACCGTGGAATTCAACGGATTCCGCGGGACACTGTCAAGGCTTTTCATCCTCGGCGCAGCGTCACGGAAGGCCTTAGTACTACAACGCTAAGAAAGCTCAAGAAACGTTATGCGACCAGCCGATGGGAGGTTCGAGTGGAACTCGAACACAGGAGGTCATGGGCATGGACGCCGATACGATTCTCCGGATCAAGCCTGCTTTGACTGAATACCTTCACCAGCTTGACGGATTGATGGGACGGGTCACCAACCGCAGCCATCTGAACCGGTACGTCAGTGGCCAGCTGAGCGACTTGGACCGCAAGAGCATCGAACCGATCGC
Above is a window of Phycisphaerae bacterium DNA encoding:
- a CDS encoding VanZ family protein, which translates into the protein MQWLSAIPEATSTRCRVLIAVDGFGAVVLLTHVPQSIVRHPSWAETAEWPIHATLYCLLTWLLLWLSRSSCSWFRTTTALLSVVLLAAADEVTQDWTGRAASLGDWLADMIGAILAATVWLWRRRACDRKSCDPVLPDHGLLE